A window of the Eschrichtius robustus isolate mEscRob2 chromosome 5, mEscRob2.pri, whole genome shotgun sequence genome harbors these coding sequences:
- the LOC137764900 gene encoding LOW QUALITY PROTEIN: GTP-binding protein Di-Ras3-like (The sequence of the model RefSeq protein was modified relative to this genomic sequence to represent the inferred CDS: deleted 2 bases in 1 codon) produces MGSSCFGLKERLMKRLRPLPTVTVIRTCLPQRRSRDFRVVVLGSAGVGKGALGQRWARGNFREAYLPTIEDTHLQALGCSHKAGALHITDTTGGRHYRGLQRLAIARGHAFILVYSVTKKQTLEELKPLYELIRQLKGNNPQKCAIILVGNKRDESHREVSEKEGAAYASEWNCPFLETSAKMNINVQELFQMLINFEKKPAAAGGTQPPQKKSQIPKTAEKLVVKCIIM; encoded by the exons ATGGGCAGCTCCTGCTTTGGCCTCAAGGAACGGCTGATGAAGCGGCTGCGGCCTCTGCCTACCGTGACCGTCATCCGTACCTGCCTGCCCCAGAGGAGGAGCAGAGATTTCCGCGTGGTGGTGCTCGGCTCGGCCGGCGTGGGCAAGGGCGCGCTGGGGCAGAGGTGG GCGCGCGGCAACTTCCGTGAGGCGTATCTGCCAACCATCGAAGATACCCACCTCCAGGCGCTGGGCTGCAGCCACAAGGCGGGCGCGCTGCACATCACCGACACCACCGGCGGCCGCCACTACCGGGGCCTGCAACGCCTCGCCATTGCCAGGGGTCACGCCTTCATCCTGGTCTACTCTGTCACCAAGAAGCAAACCCTGGAGGAGCTGAAGCCCCTCTATGAGCTGATCCGTCAACTCAAAGGCAACAACCCGCAAAAGTGCGCCATCATCCTGGTGGGCAACAAGCGCGACGAGAGCCACCGGGAGGTGAGCGAGAAGGAAGGTGCTGCCTACGCGTCGGAGTGGAATTGCCCCTTCTTGGAGACCTCCGCCAAGATGAATATCAATGTGCAGGAGCTGTTCCAGATGCTCATCAACTTCGAGAAGAAGCCCGCCGCCGCCGGCGGCACCCAGCCTCCCCAGAAGAAATCCCAGATCCCCAAGACCGCCGAGAAGCTGGTGGTCAAGTGCATCATCATGTGA